Part of the Dreissena polymorpha isolate Duluth1 chromosome 12, UMN_Dpol_1.0, whole genome shotgun sequence genome, TATTATAAGAAAGGTAGTAAATTCATTTGTTGCCATGGTTATAAGAAAACATTATGAAACATTATATGAAACATTTCCATTCCGTACAAATGGCATTTGTTTTGCGAATTTTAAAGCACACAATAGAAGATCAATGCAGACACAATAaacttttatcaatatttatttaaagacaaagtGGGACCAAAGTTCATCATGTCACTTGCCTTTCTTGACGCATCCCTTTGGTCTTTCCCATCTTCCTGTGTGCAGACATTGTACTAACTCGCTAACGTTGTTATTATCATTTGCCCCATGAAGCCTGTATCCAGGCGAACACGTAATTTGAGCGTAGTCAAGGTATTTACGGCCGTTTATGTACGCAACACTTCCGTTTAAAACTATGATGTCAATTGAGCATTCTAGAggataaaaacaaaatcaattatGGCCTGATTATTTATCGACATTATAAAAAGGGTATACTGCAAATAACATAAATCAACATACACTTGATTATCTTTATTTCAAACCTATATGTATCTGTGCTTTTTTGGCAATGCCGCGCATTATTGCTCACAACCATAAGGTCATATACTGTAAGGACCCCTCACGTATTTTCGTTACTTATCCCATTGACTTAATTGGCAAATGAAGACGTGCCATCAGCGTAGTAAATTCATTTATATCCATAGTTATATGAAACATTTCCATCCCGTAAAAGTGACATTGTTTGCGAATAATTTAGCACACAAAGACGATCAGTGCACACACTTAAATTTTAacagtttttaaagaaaaaatgtaacCATAGTTAATCATAGTAATGTCATTTGCCTTTCTTAACGCATCCTTTTGGTATTTCCCATCTCCCGGTATCTAGACACTGTAACCTCTCGCTCACATTGTTGTTATCGCCTATCCCACCAATTCTATATCCCAGTGAGCATGTGATTACAGCATAGGCAAGGTACTCGACCCCGTTGTTATATGAGGGACTTCCATTTTCAACATCGAGTGAGCGCGCACATTCTATAaggcaaaaataaataaacttgtcGCATGAACCATGACACGTCTTACGCAaagcaattctttatttataaacaagctaatactaaaataaataaaaaaaggtttgtaATCAGGGTATTGTCACTGGCCTTTCTTGACGCATCCTCGCGGTGTTTCCCAGTTGCCGGTGTGCAGACATTGAACTGACTCGCTCTTATCATTGTTATCACCTGTCCCATTAATCCTATATCCAGGAGAACATGTAACTTTGGCGAAGTCCAGGTATTCATTGTTATCTTTGTAGGAGAAATTTCCGTTTTCAACAGTGGCGCCGTTTACGCATACTAGAAACAAAATAGAGAATTCAATTACTTAATCATTTAATCACAATACCTTATACCATATATTCTACATTCATGTACCGTTATTCTTAACTCTAGTTCCGCATGACCAAGCTGTAAAAAGTGATGAAATATCCTCAGTTTGGGATATATACCGacaacaaaataacatttgttgaGAATTTTAGTTTACAATTTAAGGTAATAGCAAACAAAGATTCTTATTGATGCATAAATACCAACGTAAAATAAGATTAATTAACTATTAAAAACATAGCTtagaaaaattatataaaatttttTTTGAAACCATACTGGACCTATTTAATTCcgatgtgtttttatataaattacagGTATTAAATGATTATCTTCAGAAACTTACAATATCGCTGAACAAGTCCCCTTTAGATTTAGATTAAGATTTGGTGGTTATAACCGACTTTTCAATACGATTTCAGATGAAACGATGACGAAAGACGAATTTGATGGATTAACATTTATTGGTGATAACCAATTGTTTAGAAGAGTTTATACCAATACACGGTGTATTGGCCAACTATTTAAGggaaaatgatgtatgttttaattgtattattgtttatggtgtaaaatattcacatatctccagatgttactattttaataaaccGAAGAGTAAAATCATGTCGTTATTATCAATATCAACATGCAAAATTTAAGGGTGAACCGAACTTCTGATTGGACCTTATGCGTAATCGTTAAGAAGGGTAATTGTTGTCGGTTTAAAATTTCCACAATTCGCTGTGTTTGGATCCGTATTGTACTATTTATGATGTTATGTAATATTTCCGCTGTGATAAAACACAAGAATACTTAAAACATGCTACAGTTAATTGGcatgattattatttttacaaatactttaaCCCATCACGAACACATATATAAGTCGAAAAACAAAACCATCAACACGAATACCCTTTGTAGACTAAACAGTTTGTTTCGGAGGGGTTAAGGGGGGAGAAATGTATAAGGGTTAAACTAGGTTTGTCATGAGAAATACAGAATTAATCTTTACTATCAGTGTTTAGCAACAGAAAGAAACGGGCGTTTCCGTTACTGCAATTAATAATTGCAATTCAAAACGATATCGGCTTATTACATAACCATAAATAGAATACACGTGTAAAAGTCGCATTTTTTGAGAAAAAAGAACATATTCTTATAAATTAAAGGTATAAAAATACAAGGAAGCATTTAAAACAATACAGTTTCTATAAAATGTGTCGTTTTTCTGAGCAATACGATGTAGAAAAATTAAGTGTTTTTAAAATGGATGATATAATGAAAGCGCATTAAACGAAACAATTTCTATACACCTATTGCATTGATATAAAGATTCCAACTCCGCTcataatgtattaataaataaaacagcaAATCATTTTATCCTGTGAAATTATACCTTGTGTTATTATCATGGTTTTACCACTAACCTTTCTTTTCACATCCTCGGGGTTTACTCCAGTCACCAGTATGCAGACATTGAATTGACTCGCTCACGTTGTTGTTATCACCCGTCCCATTAATCCTATATCCAGGAGAACATGTAACTTGGGCGTAGTCCAGGTATTCACTAACATTTTTGTATGAAACATTTCCGTTTTCAACGGTGATGCCTGTTGAGCATTCTAGAAAGCACATtaagaaatgaaaataattaatgaattttaacaaaatttagtagtttatttacatatagaactattatctttattatgaaatgtatttgtttgtaaaacgaGATAAATCGTTCACAAGTTGCAATAATGCCTTAATGATAAATATTTGAATACTTTAAGGCTAGTTTTTGTTATGATGTATATGAACAATTAATAAGAAATATTGCAAATAATACAGtacaaaaatgaagaacaatgcaGTAACTTAACTTGTATCAGTATTTAACGATAAAGTGTGACCAAAGTTTAATCATAGCGATGCCGCTTGCCTTTCTTGACGCATCCTGTTGGTATTTCCCATATTCCGGTATCAAGACACTGTAACTTTTCGCTCACGTTGTTGTTATCGCCTGTCCCATTAATCCTATATCCTGATGAGCATGTTATTTCAGCGAAGTCCATGTACTCGATCCCATTGTGATATGATGGAATTCCGTTTTCAATATGCAGTGATCGCGCACATTCTATAAGACGGTAATAAATACATTTGTCGCATGGGCCCTAAAATTCAGACACATCTTACGCAAAGCAATTTATCATTAATAATTTTGGTATGCAGCATTTAGGTTTAAAACTATGATGTACATACTACTAATTAAACAATTTTGATTATGGCCTCAGTAATTGTCTACATTATGAAACGGGGATAATGCTCAATGATTGAGttacatcaaccagctgt contains:
- the LOC127853907 gene encoding sushi, von Willebrand factor type A, EGF and pentraxin domain-containing protein 1-like encodes the protein MCFLECSTGITVENGNVSYKNVSEYLDYAQVTCSPGYRINGTGDNNNVSESIQCLHTGDWSKPRGCEKKVCVNGATVENGNFSYKDNNEYLDFAKVTCSPGYRINGTECARSLDVENGSPSYNNGVEYLAYAVITCSLGYRIGGIGDNNNVSERLQCLDTGRWEIPKGCVKKECSIDIIVLNGSVAYINGRKYLDYAQITCSPGYRLHGANDNNNVSELVQCLHTGRWERPKGCVKKECTTGIIVLNGSAAYNEGRQYLDFAEITCSLGYRLNGTDDNNNVSELVQCLHTGNWEIQNGCVRKGRWSEVYLIW